The following proteins are co-located in the Thermus thermophilus HB8 genome:
- the nadC gene encoding carboxylating nicotinate-nucleotide diphosphorylase: MGGVVGEALWQGGLEEALRAWLREDLGQGDLTSLLVVPEDLEGEAVILAKEGGVLAGLWVAERVFALADPRTAFTPLVAEGARVAEGTEVARVRGPLRGILAGERLALNLLQRLSGIATLTRAYVEALAGTKAQILDTRKTTPGLRALEKYAVRVGGGRNHRYGLFDGILLKENHVRAAGGVGEAVRRAKARAPHYLKVEVEVRSLEELEEALEAGADLILLDNFPLEALREAVRRVGGRVPLEASGNMTLERAKAAAEAGVDYVSVGALTHSAKALDLSLLVVRP, translated from the coding sequence ATGGGGGGCGTGGTCGGGGAGGCGCTTTGGCAAGGCGGCTTGGAAGAGGCCCTGAGGGCCTGGCTTCGGGAGGACCTGGGGCAGGGGGACCTCACGAGCCTTTTGGTGGTTCCGGAGGACCTCGAGGGCGAGGCCGTGATCCTCGCCAAGGAGGGGGGCGTCCTCGCGGGGCTTTGGGTGGCGGAGCGGGTCTTCGCCCTCGCGGACCCGCGCACCGCCTTCACCCCCCTGGTGGCGGAGGGGGCGAGGGTGGCGGAGGGGACGGAGGTGGCCCGGGTCCGGGGGCCCTTGCGGGGCATCCTCGCCGGGGAGAGGCTCGCCCTCAACCTCCTGCAGAGGCTTTCGGGAATCGCCACCCTGACCCGGGCCTACGTGGAGGCCCTCGCGGGCACCAAGGCCCAGATCCTGGACACCCGCAAGACCACCCCGGGGCTTCGCGCCCTGGAGAAGTACGCCGTGCGGGTGGGCGGGGGGAGGAACCACCGCTATGGCCTCTTTGACGGGATCCTCCTCAAGGAGAACCACGTCCGGGCGGCGGGGGGCGTGGGCGAGGCGGTGCGGCGGGCCAAGGCCCGCGCCCCCCACTACCTCAAGGTGGAGGTGGAGGTGCGAAGCCTGGAGGAGCTGGAGGAGGCCCTAGAAGCCGGGGCCGACCTCATCCTCCTGGACAACTTCCCCCTCGAGGCCCTCCGGGAGGCGGTGCGCCGCGTGGGGGGAAGGGTTCCCCTGGAGGCGAGCGGGAACATGACCCTGGAAAGGGCGAAGGCGGCGGCGGAGGCCGGGGTGGACTACGTCTCCGTGGGGGCCCTCACCCACTCGGCCAAGGCCCTGGACCTCTCCCTCCTGGTGGTGCGTCCATGA
- a CDS encoding thioredoxin domain-containing protein: protein MGNRLKAARSPYLLAHAEDPVDWYPFGEEAFRKAQAEDKPIFLSVGYASCHWCHVMHRESFQDEEVARLLNAHFVPVKVDREERPDVDAAYMRALVSLTGQGGWPMSLFLTPEGKPFFGGTYFPKEDRMGLPGFKRVLVAVAEAWAGKREAILEEAERLTRALWKSLSPPPGPLPEGAEEEALDHLERAFDPEWGGFLPAPKFPQGPLLLYLLARAWEGEERAARLLRPTLRAMALGGVYDQVGGGFHRYSVDRFWRLPHFEKMLYDNALLARVYLGAYKLFGEDLFLRVARETLDWLLSMQRREGGFHTALDAESEGEEGRYYTWTEAELREALGEDFPLARRYFALGEDLGERSVLTAWGEAEARKALGEGFFAWREGVRAKLQGARRRRMPPALDDKVLADWSALAVRALAEAGRLFGEERYLEAAKRGARFLLAHMYREGLLRHTWRGSLGEEAYLSDQAFAALAFLELYAATGEWPYLDWAQRLAEAGWRLFREGPSLPLPAKEVEEGALPSGESALAEALVRLGAVFGGDYRERAEEVLAEKARWLARYPHALPGALLAKALWERGTELALPLPSPLLEAARGAFLPLTQLVLGPAGALPALEGREAGKAYVCRRGVCLLPVDRWEEVEARVRGDD, encoded by the coding sequence ATGGGAAACCGCCTAAAGGCCGCAAGAAGCCCCTACCTCCTCGCCCATGCGGAGGACCCCGTGGACTGGTACCCCTTCGGCGAGGAGGCCTTCCGCAAGGCCCAGGCCGAGGACAAGCCCATCTTCCTCTCTGTGGGCTACGCCAGCTGCCACTGGTGCCACGTGATGCACCGGGAGAGCTTCCAGGACGAGGAGGTGGCCCGCCTCCTCAACGCCCACTTCGTCCCGGTGAAGGTGGACCGGGAGGAACGGCCCGACGTGGACGCCGCCTACATGCGGGCCCTCGTGAGCCTCACCGGCCAGGGGGGCTGGCCCATGAGCCTCTTCCTCACCCCCGAGGGCAAGCCCTTCTTCGGGGGCACCTACTTCCCCAAGGAGGACCGGATGGGCCTTCCCGGCTTCAAGCGGGTCCTTGTGGCCGTGGCCGAGGCCTGGGCGGGGAAGCGGGAGGCCATTCTGGAAGAGGCGGAGCGGCTAACCCGGGCCCTATGGAAAAGCCTCAGCCCGCCCCCGGGCCCCCTTCCCGAGGGCGCGGAAGAGGAGGCCCTGGACCACCTGGAGCGGGCCTTTGACCCCGAGTGGGGAGGGTTCCTCCCCGCCCCCAAGTTCCCCCAGGGGCCCCTCCTCCTCTACCTCCTCGCCCGGGCCTGGGAGGGGGAAGAGCGCGCCGCGCGCCTCCTCCGCCCCACCCTGAGGGCCATGGCCCTCGGGGGGGTGTACGACCAGGTGGGCGGGGGGTTCCACCGCTACAGCGTGGACCGCTTCTGGCGGCTACCCCACTTTGAGAAGATGCTCTACGACAACGCCCTCCTCGCCCGGGTCTACCTCGGGGCCTACAAGCTCTTTGGCGAGGACCTCTTCCTGCGGGTGGCCCGGGAAACCCTGGACTGGCTCCTTTCCATGCAGCGCCGGGAGGGCGGCTTCCACACCGCCCTGGACGCGGAAAGCGAGGGGGAGGAGGGGCGCTACTACACCTGGACCGAGGCGGAGCTTAGGGAGGCCCTAGGGGAGGACTTCCCCCTGGCCCGGCGCTACTTCGCCCTGGGGGAGGACCTGGGGGAGAGGTCCGTCCTCACCGCCTGGGGCGAGGCCGAGGCGAGGAAGGCCCTGGGGGAGGGGTTTTTCGCCTGGCGGGAAGGGGTGCGGGCGAAGCTCCAAGGGGCCCGCAGGCGGCGCATGCCTCCTGCTTTGGACGACAAGGTCCTGGCGGACTGGTCCGCCCTGGCGGTGCGGGCCCTGGCGGAGGCGGGGAGGCTTTTCGGGGAGGAACGCTACCTCGAGGCGGCCAAGAGAGGCGCCCGCTTCCTCCTCGCCCACATGTACCGGGAAGGCCTCCTGCGGCACACCTGGCGGGGGAGCCTGGGGGAGGAGGCCTACCTCTCGGACCAGGCCTTCGCCGCCCTGGCCTTTTTGGAGCTCTACGCCGCCACGGGGGAGTGGCCCTACCTGGACTGGGCGCAGAGGCTTGCGGAGGCGGGTTGGAGGCTCTTTAGGGAAGGCCCTTCCCTCCCCCTCCCCGCCAAGGAGGTGGAGGAGGGGGCCCTCCCCTCGGGGGAAAGCGCCCTGGCCGAGGCCTTGGTCCGGCTGGGGGCCGTTTTCGGCGGGGACTACCGGGAGCGGGCGGAGGAGGTCCTGGCGGAAAAGGCCCGTTGGCTGGCCCGCTACCCCCACGCCCTCCCGGGGGCGCTTCTGGCCAAGGCCCTTTGGGAAAGGGGCACGGAACTTGCCCTGCCCCTGCCCTCCCCTCTCCTCGAGGCCGCAAGGGGGGCCTTCCTGCCCCTCACCCAGCTGGTCCTGGGGCCCGCCGGGGCGCTTCCCGCCCTCGAGGGGCGGGAAGCGGGGAAGGCCTACGTGTGCCGGAGGGGGGTCTGCCTCCTCCCGGTGGACCGGTGGGAGGAGGTGGAGGCCCGGGTGCGGGGGGATGATTAG
- a CDS encoding thiolase family protein has protein sequence MPEAWIVEAVRTPIGKHGGALASVRPDDLLAHALSALVDRSGVPKEEVEDVYAGCANQAGEDNRNVARMALLLAGFPVEVAGCTVNRLCGSGLEAVAQAARAIWAGEGKVYIGSGVESMSRAPYAVPKPERGFPTGNLVMYDTTLGWRFVNPKMQALYGTESMGETAENLAEMYGIRREEQDRFALLSHQKAVRAWEEGRFQDEVVPVPVKRGKEEILVEQDEGPRRDTSLEKLAALRPVFREGGTVTAGNSSPLNDGAAAVLLVSDDYAKAHGLRPLARVRAIAVAGVPPRIMGIGPVPATRKALERAGLSFSDLGLIELNEAFAAQALAVLREWSLSMEDQRLNPNGGAIALGHPLGASGARILTTLVHEMRRRKVQFGLATMCIGVGQGIAVVVEGMG, from the coding sequence ATGCCCGAAGCCTGGATCGTGGAAGCGGTTAGGACCCCCATCGGCAAGCACGGAGGGGCGCTGGCCTCGGTGCGCCCCGACGACCTCCTCGCCCACGCCCTCTCCGCCCTCGTGGACCGCTCCGGCGTCCCCAAAGAGGAAGTGGAGGACGTCTACGCCGGCTGCGCCAACCAGGCGGGCGAGGACAACCGCAACGTGGCCCGCATGGCCCTCCTCCTCGCCGGCTTCCCCGTGGAGGTGGCGGGCTGCACGGTAAACCGCCTCTGCGGCTCCGGGCTGGAGGCCGTGGCCCAGGCGGCCCGGGCCATCTGGGCCGGGGAGGGCAAGGTGTATATCGGAAGCGGCGTGGAATCCATGTCCCGTGCCCCCTACGCCGTCCCTAAGCCCGAGCGGGGCTTCCCCACCGGCAACCTCGTCATGTACGACACCACCCTGGGCTGGCGCTTCGTCAACCCCAAAATGCAGGCCCTCTACGGCACCGAGAGCATGGGCGAGACCGCCGAAAACCTGGCGGAGATGTACGGGATCAGGCGGGAGGAGCAGGACCGCTTCGCCCTCCTCTCCCACCAGAAGGCGGTGCGGGCCTGGGAGGAGGGACGCTTCCAGGACGAGGTGGTCCCGGTGCCGGTGAAGCGGGGCAAGGAGGAGATCTTGGTGGAGCAGGACGAGGGCCCCAGGCGGGACACCTCCCTGGAGAAGCTCGCCGCTCTCCGGCCCGTCTTCCGCGAGGGGGGCACGGTGACCGCAGGGAACTCTAGCCCCCTAAACGACGGGGCGGCGGCGGTGCTCCTCGTCTCCGACGACTACGCCAAGGCCCACGGCCTGAGGCCCTTAGCCCGTGTCCGCGCCATCGCCGTGGCCGGCGTACCCCCAAGGATCATGGGGATCGGCCCCGTGCCCGCCACCAGGAAAGCCCTGGAGCGGGCGGGGCTGAGCTTCTCGGACCTCGGCCTCATTGAGCTCAACGAGGCCTTCGCCGCGCAGGCTCTCGCCGTCCTCCGGGAGTGGAGCCTTTCCATGGAGGACCAAAGGCTCAACCCCAACGGCGGCGCCATCGCCCTGGGCCACCCCCTGGGGGCCTCCGGGGCCCGCATCCTCACCACCCTGGTCCACGAGATGCGGCGGCGAAAGGTCCAGTTCGGCCTCGCCACCATGTGCATCGGCGTGGGCCAGGGCATCGCCGTGGTGGTGGAGGGGATGGGCTGA